From a region of the Rhinolophus sinicus isolate RSC01 linkage group LG04, ASM3656204v1, whole genome shotgun sequence genome:
- the LINGO2 gene encoding leucine-rich repeat and immunoglobulin-like domain-containing nogo receptor-interacting protein 2 has protein sequence MLHTTISCWHWQPFLGLAVVVIFMGSTIGCPARCECSAQNKSVSCHRRRLIAIPEGIPIETKILDLSKNRLKSINPEEFISYPLLEEIDLSDNIIANVEPGAFNNLFNLRSLRLKGNRLKLVPLGVFTGLSNLTKLDISENKIVILLDYMFQDLHNLKSLEVGDNDLVYISHRAFSGLLSLEKLTLEKCNLTAVPTEALSHLRSLLSLHLKHLSINNMPVYAFKRLFHLKHLEIDYWPLLDMMPANSLYGLNLTSLSITNTNLSTVPFLAFKHLVYLTHLNLSYNPISTIEAGMFSDLIRLQELHIVGAQLRTIEPHSFQGLRFLRVLNVSQNLLETLEENVFSSPRALEVLSINNNPLACDCRLLWILQRHPTLQFGGQQPMCAGPDTNREKSFKDFHSTALSFYFTCKKPKIREKKLQHLLVDEGQTVQLECNADGDPQPVISWVTPRRRFITTKSNGRATVLGDGTLEIRFAQDQDSGMYVCIASNAAGNDTFTASLTVKGFTSDRFLYANRTPMYMTDSNDTISNGTNANTFSLDLKTILVSTAMGCFTFLGVVLFCFLLLFVWSRGKGKHKNSIDLEYVPRKNNGAVVEGEVAGPRRFNMKMI, from the coding sequence ATGCTTCACACGACCATATCATGTTGGCATTGGCAGCCATTCCTGGGTCTGGCTGTGGTGGTAATCTTCATGGGGTCCACCATTGGCTGCCCTGCTCGCTGCGAGTGCTCTGCCCAGAACAAATCTGTTAGCTGCCACCGGAGGCGGCTGATCGCCATCCCAGAGGGCATTCCCATCGAGACCAAAATCTTGGACCTCAGCAAGAACAGACTGAAAAGCATCAACCCCGAAGAATTCATATCGTATCCTCTACTAGAGGAGATAGACCTAAGCGACAACATCATTGCCAATGTGGAGCCAGGAGCATTTAACAATCTCTTTAATCTGCGTTCCCTTCGCCTAAAAGGCAATCGCCTAAAATTGGTCCCTTTGGGGGTATTCACGGGGCTGTCCAACCTCACCAAGCTTGACATTAGTGAGAATAAGATTGTCATCTTACTGGACTACATGTTCCAGGATTTGCATAACCTGAAGTCTCTAGAAGTAGGGGACAATGacttggtttatatatcacacaGGGCCTTCAGTGGGCTGCTGAGCTTGGAGAAGCTCACCCTGGAGAAATGCAACCTAACAGCGGTACCAACAGAAGCCCTGTCCCACCTCCGCAGCCTCCTCAGCCTGCATCTGAAGCATCTCAGTATCAACAATATGCCCGTGTATGCCTTTAAAAGATTGTTCCACCTGAAACACCTAGAGATTGACTATTGGCCCTTACTAGATATGATGCCTGCCAATAGCCTCTACGGTCTCAACCTCACCTCTCTCTCGATCACCAATACCAACCTGTCCACTGTCCCCTTCCTTGCCTTTAAACACCTGGTGTATCTGACGCACCTTAACCTCTCCTACAATCCCATCAGCACTATTGAAGCAGGGATGTTCTCTGACCTGATCCGCCTTCAAGAGCTGCACATAGTAGGGGCCCAGCTCCGTACCATTGAGCCTCACTCCTTCCAAGGGCTCCGCTTCCTTCGTGTGCTCAATGTGTCTCAGAACCTACTGGAAACTTTGGAAGAGAATGTCTTCTCCTCCCCTAGGGCTTTGGAGGTCCTGAGCATTAACAACAACCCACTGGCCTGTGACTGCCGTCTGCTCTGGATCCTGCAGCGGCATCCCACACTGCAGTTCGGCGGCCAGCAGCCCATGTGTGCTGGCCCAGACACCAATCGTGAGAAGTCATTCAAGGATTTCCACAGCACTGCCCTCTCCTTTTACTTCACCTGCAAAAAACCCAAAATCCGTGAAAAGAAGTTGCAGCATCTGCTAGTGGATGAAGGACAGACAGTCCAGCTAGAATGCAATGCCGATGGAGACCCTCAGCCTGTGATTTCCTGGGTGACACCTCGGCGGCGTTTTATCACCACCAAGTCCAATGGAAGAGCCACGGTGTTGGGCGATGGCACCTTGGAAATCCGCTTTGCCCAGGATCAAGACAGTGGGATGTATGTTTGCATCGCTAGCAATGCTGCTGGGAATGACACCTTCACAGCCTCCTTAACTGTGAAAGGATTCACTTCAGACCGCTTCCTCTATGCGAACAGGACCCCTATGTACATGACCGACTCCAATGACACCATTTCCAATGGCACCAACGCCAATACTTTCTCCCTGGACCTTAAAACAATACTGGTATCTACAGCCATGGGCTGTTTCACATTCCTGGgagtggttttattttgttttctcctcctttttgtGTGGAGCCGAGGGAAAGGCAAGCACAAAAACAGCATTGACCTTGAATACGTGCCCCGAAAAAACAATGGTGCTGTTGTGGAAGGGGAGGTTGCTGGACCCAGGAGGTTCAATATGAAAATGATTTGA